From the genome of Buchnera aphidicola (Muscaphis stroyani), one region includes:
- the cyoD gene encoding cytochrome o ubiquinol oxidase subunit IV, with the protein MNNFFPLLKNCHREIKYYIFGFLFSAVFTAISFLSVINELFSKKITYIVILSSCLIQIVIHFLCFLDLNPSKKNQWNIVSLLFTLIILFIVLFGSIWIMWNLNHHTIIF; encoded by the coding sequence ATGAATAATTTTTTTCCATTATTAAAAAATTGTCACAGAGAAATTAAATATTATATTTTTGGTTTTTTATTTTCTGCTGTATTTACAGCAATTTCATTTTTGTCTGTAATTAATGAGTTATTTTCTAAAAAAATAACTTATATAGTTATATTATCTTCATGTTTAATTCAAATTGTAATTCATTTTTTGTGTTTTTTAGATTTAAATCCATCTAAAAAAAATCAATGGAATATAGTATCTTTATTATTTACGTTAATAATATTATTTATTGTATTATTTGGTTCGATATGGATTATGTGGAATTTAAATCATCATACGATAATTTTTTAA
- a CDS encoding cytochrome c oxidase subunit 3: MIEKKIKCINSNTVHNFHKKQSKNNKLLGLWLYLMSDCIMFSVLFAVYVVAHSSSSFHFSYKILNLFDVFLETIVLLLSSLSCGMIVISAKQKNTIMIFVYLIITFILGICFITMEINEFYKLIVNDLGPNQNALLSSFFSLVGIHGAHVVLGLIFMLFIFFQTIISGVTNSVHTRILCLSLFWHFLDIIWICVFTFVYLNEAIL, from the coding sequence ATGATAGAAAAAAAAATAAAATGCATTAATTCAAATACTGTGCATAATTTTCATAAGAAGCAGTCTAAAAATAATAAATTACTTGGATTATGGTTGTATCTTATGAGCGATTGCATAATGTTTTCAGTTTTGTTTGCGGTATATGTTGTTGCTCATTCCAGTTCATCTTTTCATTTCAGTTATAAAATTTTAAATTTGTTTGATGTATTTTTAGAGACAATTGTTCTTTTATTAAGTTCACTGTCATGTGGAATGATAGTTATATCTGCTAAACAAAAAAATACTATAATGATTTTTGTATATTTAATAATAACTTTTATTTTAGGTATATGCTTTATTACAATGGAAATTAATGAATTTTATAAACTTATTGTTAATGACTTAGGTCCTAATCAAAATGCTTTGTTATCTTCTTTTTTTTCTTTAGTGGGTATTCATGGAGCACACGTTGTTTTAGGTTTAATTTTTATGTTATTTATTTTTTTTCAAACTATAATATCGGGTGTAACTAATTCAGTTCATACTCGTATTTTATGTTTGAGTTTGTTTTGGCATTTCTTGGATATTATATGGATTTGTGTGTTTACTTTTGTTTATTTAAATGAGGCTATTTTATGA